DNA from Microbacterium sp. SORGH_AS_0969:
GCACGCAGATCAAGGGCGTGCTGCGCGATCAGTCGATCATCGCCGGGGTCGGCAACGCGTACTCCGACGAGATCATGCACGCCGCGAAGATGTCTCCATATGCCCTCGCCGCGACGCTCACCGACGACGAGGTCGACCGGCTCTTCCGCGCGATGGTCGAGACGCTCACCGAGGCGATCGACGAAGCGCGCGGCAAACCGCCGGCGGAGCTGAAGGATGCCAAGAGGCGCGGCATGCGCGTGCACGGACGACGTGGCGAGGCGTGTCCCGTCTGCGGCGACGAGGTGCGCAGCGTGTTCTTCGCCGACAACTCGCTCGAGTACTGCCCGACGTGCCAGACCGGCGGCAAGCTGCTGGCCGACCGGCGGCTGTCGCGGCTTCTGAAATAGCGCGCGGCCGGCGCCTTCGTGTCAATCCATGTCGGGGAATGAAACCGGCCACACTGCGTTGACTACACTTCGAAGTGCAAACAACGTGCTCCGGGGTCGGTGAGAATCCGAACCGGCGGTGACAGTCCGCGAACCCCTCCGCCTGTGCGGTGGGGCCGATCCGGTGGAATTCCGGGACCGACGGTGATGCGACGGGAAACCGACGCTAGTCCGGATAGGAGGCAGCACGGACGGCGCATCGCGCCTTCCCGCTGGCCCTGCCCCGACGCCGCGGGAAGGACAGGGAAATGGCATCCGCCGTCGAGATCGACGCCATGCGGCGAGCGCTGGAGCTCGCCCGGCGCGGCCCGCGCGGGCTCAACCCGCAGGTCGGCGCGGTCATTCTCTCCCCGACCGGCGAGATCCTCGCCGAGGGGTACCACCGCGGCGCAGGGACTTCGCACGCCGAGGTCGACGCCCTCTCGCAGCTCCCGCCCGGCGCGGCCCGCGGCACGACGGCGGTCGTGACCCTCGAGCCCTGCAACCACACCGGGCGCACCGGCCCGTGCGCGGTCGCCCTCATCGAAGCCGGCGTGGATCGTGTCGTCTTCGCTCTCGACGACCCCACGGATGCCGCGTCCGGTGGTGCCGACCGGCTCCGCGCCGCGGGGGTCGAGGTCGAGCGCGGCGTCGAGAAGGACGCCGCCGAGGAACTCATCCACGACTGGGCCGCCCTGCAGCGCACCGGTCGCCCGCACGTCACCGTCAAGTGGGCGCAGAGCCTCGATGGCCGTGCCGCCGCCGACGATGGGACGAGCCAGTGGATCACCGGACCGGCCGCGCGTCGCGACGTGCACTCCCGCCGAGCGGGCGCGGATGCGATCGTGGCCGGCACCGGGACGGTCCGCGCCGACGATCCGGCTCTGACCGCGCGGGATGAGAACGGCGCGCTCCTTCCCGCCCAGCCCGTACCGGTCATCATCGGCGAGAGCGAAACGGCTCCGGATGCCGCCGTCCGCCGACACCCGCGAGAGCCCCTGTTCTTCGCGACGCACGACCTGCAGACGGTCCTCGCCGAGCTCGCCGGCCAGGGCATCCAGCGCGTCTTCGTCGAGGGCGGTCCGACCCTCGCGAGCGCCTTCATCCGGGACGGCCTCGCCGACGAGCTGCTCGTCTACGTCGCGCCGGTCCTGCTCGGAGGCTCGCGCCTCGCCCTCGGCGACATCGGCGTTCCCACCATCGACGCCGCCCGGCGCCTGGTCGTGGCATCCGTTCAGAACCTCGGCGACGATCTGCTGATCGTCGCCCACCCCACCACCCGAACGCAGGGAGATCACTGATGTTCACCGGAATCGTCGAAGAGATGGGCGCCATCACCGCGGTCGAACCGTCGGGCGACGGCGTGCGCGTGACCGTACGCGCTCCCCTTTCGGTCTCGGATGCCGGCCACGGCGACTCGATCTCGGTCAGCGGCGTGTGCCTCACCGTCGTCGACCAGGGCGAGGACTGGTTCACCGCCGACGTGATGAAGCAGACGCTCGACATGTCGACGCTCGCCGACGTCGCACCGGGTCGCCCCGTGAACCTGGAGCGCGCGACGGCGGCGCACGGGCGCCTCGGCGGTCACATCGTCCAGGGCCACATCGACGGCACGGGCGTGGTGCGCGAGGTGCGTCCCGGTGCGCAGTGGAGCGTCGTGCGCATCGGCATCCCGAAGCACCTGGCTCCCCTCGTCGTCGACAAGGGGTCGATCGCGATCGACGGCGTCTCGCTCACCGTGAGCGCCGTGAGCGATGCCGGCGAGGCAGAGCAGTGGCTCGAGGTGTCGCTCATCCCTGAGACGCTCGCCGCGACAACCCTCGGTGAGGCGGTGGCCGGAACCCCGGTCAACCTCGAGACCGACATCCTCGCGCGCCACGTGCAGCGCATGCTCGCCTTCCGTGCATCTGAGAACCCCGCGGCTGACGCCGCATCGACCGAGAGGGGCTCCGCATGAGCCTGTCCACCATCCCCGAGGCCCTGGAGGCCCTGCGCGCCGGCCGGCCGATCCTGGTCGCCGACGACGAGAACCGCGAGAACGAGGGCGACGTCATCCTGTCGGCCGCGCTCGCGACCCGCGAAGCCCTGGCCTGGACCGTCCGCTGGTCCAGCGGGTACGTCTGCGCGCCCATGCCCGCCGAGTGGGCGGACCGCCTCGACCTGCCGCCCATGGTCGCGGTCAACGAGGACGCGCGCGGCACCGCGTACACCGTGAGCGTCGACGCCGCGTCGGGTGTGACGACCGGCATCAGCGCCGCCGACCGCGCTCGCACGCTCAACGTCCTCGCCGACCCCGAGTCGGTGCCGACCAGCGTCATCCGCCCCGGGCACATCCTCCCGCTGCGCGCCGTCGACGGCGGCGTCCGCGAGCGGGCCGGCCACACCGAGGCGGCGGTCGACCTCATGAAGCTCGCGGGCCTCGAACCGGTCGCCGCGATCGCCGAGGTCGTCGCCGAAGACGGCAGCATGATGCGCCTGCCCGGACTCTTCGAACTCGGCGAGCGCGACGGCATCCCGGTCATCACGATCGAGCAGCTCATCGGTTACCTCAACGAGACCGACCCGCTGCCCACATCGGCCCCCGCGCGCCGCCGTGTGAGCCTGCGTGCCGAGTCGAACGTGCCCACCACGCACGGCGTCTTCCGCTTCCTCGCGTACAAGGACCGCGTCACCGGGACCGACCACATCGCGGTCGTCTCAGGTGAGCTGGGCACGGAGGCCCCACTCGTCCGCGTGCACTCCGAGTGCCTGACCGGCGAGGCGTTCGGCTCACTGAAGTGCGAATGCGGCCCCCAGCTCGACGCGGCACTCGACCGCATCGACAAGGACGGCGG
Protein-coding regions in this window:
- a CDS encoding riboflavin synthase, with the protein product MFTGIVEEMGAITAVEPSGDGVRVTVRAPLSVSDAGHGDSISVSGVCLTVVDQGEDWFTADVMKQTLDMSTLADVAPGRPVNLERATAAHGRLGGHIVQGHIDGTGVVREVRPGAQWSVVRIGIPKHLAPLVVDKGSIAIDGVSLTVSAVSDAGEAEQWLEVSLIPETLAATTLGEAVAGTPVNLETDILARHVQRMLAFRASENPAADAASTERGSA
- the ribD gene encoding bifunctional diaminohydroxyphosphoribosylaminopyrimidine deaminase/5-amino-6-(5-phosphoribosylamino)uracil reductase RibD, with the protein product MASAVEIDAMRRALELARRGPRGLNPQVGAVILSPTGEILAEGYHRGAGTSHAEVDALSQLPPGAARGTTAVVTLEPCNHTGRTGPCAVALIEAGVDRVVFALDDPTDAASGGADRLRAAGVEVERGVEKDAAEELIHDWAALQRTGRPHVTVKWAQSLDGRAAADDGTSQWITGPAARRDVHSRRAGADAIVAGTGTVRADDPALTARDENGALLPAQPVPVIIGESETAPDAAVRRHPREPLFFATHDLQTVLAELAGQGIQRVFVEGGPTLASAFIRDGLADELLVYVAPVLLGGSRLALGDIGVPTIDAARRLVVASVQNLGDDLLIVAHPTTRTQGDH
- the ribA gene encoding GTP cyclohydrolase II, whose translation is MSLSTIPEALEALRAGRPILVADDENRENEGDVILSAALATREALAWTVRWSSGYVCAPMPAEWADRLDLPPMVAVNEDARGTAYTVSVDAASGVTTGISAADRARTLNVLADPESVPTSVIRPGHILPLRAVDGGVRERAGHTEAAVDLMKLAGLEPVAAIAEVVAEDGSMMRLPGLFELGERDGIPVITIEQLIGYLNETDPLPTSAPARRRVSLRAESNVPTTHGVFRFLAYKDRVTGTDHIAVVSGELGTEAPLVRVHSECLTGEAFGSLKCECGPQLDAALDRIDKDGGIVIYMRGHEGRGIGLINKLRAYNLQERGLDTVDANLALGLPADARDYAAAAGILADLGVEQVRLLTNNTDKVNQLRGFGLDVVEQVPLLVGVGPNNHQYLETKRDRMGHIIAEDDLRDALAHMKEESA